A single genomic interval of Agrobacterium larrymoorei harbors:
- a CDS encoding glycosyltransferase family 2 protein, with translation MSALHTQPDVSFIIAAYNSADTIVPAIESALTQQGVSLEVIVVDDCSSDATREIVGALAEGEPRVKLLALQQNLGPGGARNAGIDAARGRWIAVLDSDDLIYQDRSARMIWRAEQANAQIAVDNLDVVYLDGRPKDTMFCQKFLTQKETLTLEEFIGSNILFKSTFNYGYMKPMFRRDFLNENGLRFRPDLRIGEDYLLLASALAKGGLCAIEPTPGYVYNIREGSISRVLELRHVDAMIAADRDFLAEFTLLPAAMDAQKARTRSLIEARHFLILVDSIKRRSPTGIIHVALKNPRAMRHLTMPIAVRLKKLREAIFPSQINAHGKRL, from the coding sequence ATGAGCGCGCTGCACACGCAACCGGATGTCAGCTTCATCATCGCGGCCTATAATTCTGCGGATACGATCGTTCCCGCCATCGAAAGTGCTCTGACGCAGCAGGGCGTGTCGCTTGAGGTCATCGTCGTGGACGATTGTTCCTCGGATGCGACGCGCGAGATCGTCGGTGCGCTTGCCGAAGGCGAACCGCGCGTCAAGCTCCTTGCACTTCAGCAAAATCTCGGGCCCGGCGGCGCGCGCAATGCAGGCATCGATGCAGCACGTGGACGCTGGATTGCCGTTCTCGATTCCGACGATTTGATCTATCAGGATCGCAGCGCCCGCATGATCTGGCGCGCCGAGCAGGCCAATGCGCAGATCGCGGTCGATAATCTGGACGTGGTCTATCTGGACGGGCGCCCGAAGGACACGATGTTCTGCCAGAAATTCCTGACGCAGAAAGAGACCTTGACGCTTGAAGAGTTCATCGGCTCGAACATCCTGTTCAAGTCCACCTTCAATTACGGCTACATGAAGCCGATGTTCCGGCGTGACTTCCTCAATGAAAACGGCCTCCGGTTCCGCCCCGATCTGCGGATCGGCGAGGATTACCTGCTGCTTGCTTCCGCTCTGGCCAAAGGTGGCCTCTGCGCCATCGAACCGACGCCGGGCTATGTCTACAACATCCGCGAAGGCTCCATCTCGCGCGTTCTGGAACTGCGCCATGTCGATGCGATGATTGCGGCAGACCGCGATTTCCTCGCCGAGTTCACCCTTCTACCCGCCGCCATGGATGCCCAAAAGGCCCGCACCCGAAGCCTCATCGAAGCCCGCCACTTCCTCATCCTCGTCGACAGCATCAAACGCCGCTCACCAACCGGCATAATCCATGTCGCACTCAAAAACCCACGCGCAATGCGACACCTCACTATGCCGATTGCGGTACGGCTGAAGAAACTACGGGAGGCGATTTTTCCGTCTCAAATCAACGCGCACGGGAAAAGACTCTGA
- a CDS encoding GNVR domain-containing protein: MHAFSREDNADASQQESFLDIESVIAIARRQWKIVAASVAVAVVLGIINILTAVPLFTADVSVLIDRGNGQLADQLSSIGSSGGSLMEDESSILSQVEIFKSDTIASAVVDKLFLANDPVFMADDRSAIAQLIGTLRSLLNVSQWFVSDEAEKDDAAARHFAAERKLVDNLDVTRVGRTYVLDVKYTSPSPELSAKIANAFGDIYLVDKLNSKYEATRRASDWLQNRIAELRQRALDSDLAVQKFRTTNNLVSAGSVLVSDQQLSELNSALIVAQSDTSKAEARLQRIQQIIASGQTDAIVTDVLGSTISNELRQKYLDASKREAQISARLGANHVQAIRMRSEMAEYQRLMFEELNRIAESYKSDLDVAKAREKSLNDSVSQATGISASANETQVQLRELEREAETYKNLYQTFLQRYQEAVQQQSFPVTEARVITRASPPKSPSHPKKPLILALFIVMGGAVGCGFAAFREIRDRFFRTGDQVRDTLKLEFLGMTPLIAGRRLSAPPGSKLPVGELFKTNSVSNYVVENPLSSFAETLRSAKLSADLGMVGKECKIIGVVSSLPGEGKSMTSINFAQLLADQGNRTVLIDCDLRNPGATRAIGSHAEAGLLEAVLENRDPRSLLLRDPKTGLAFLPTVIKHRVPHSSELLASPAMRGILTTLSANADYIVLDLPPLGPVVDARAIASRVDGFLMVVEWGRTARHVVRQLLRAEVEVRNKCLGVILNKVDQRKLKLYRSFGSSEYYHSQYTKYYQDAA; encoded by the coding sequence ATTCACGCATTTTCGCGCGAAGACAATGCTGACGCGAGCCAGCAGGAAAGTTTTCTTGACATCGAAAGCGTGATTGCGATTGCAAGACGCCAATGGAAGATCGTTGCGGCAAGTGTGGCCGTTGCTGTCGTTCTCGGGATCATCAACATTCTTACCGCGGTGCCACTGTTCACCGCGGATGTCAGCGTGCTTATCGACAGAGGCAACGGACAACTAGCAGATCAACTGTCAAGCATTGGGTCTTCTGGCGGTAGCCTTATGGAAGACGAGTCTTCGATCCTCAGCCAGGTTGAAATATTCAAGTCGGATACCATCGCCAGTGCCGTGGTTGATAAGCTCTTTCTCGCCAATGACCCGGTGTTCATGGCGGATGATCGCTCCGCAATTGCACAGCTGATCGGAACGTTACGTTCCCTTCTGAATGTATCGCAATGGTTCGTGTCCGATGAGGCCGAGAAAGATGATGCAGCCGCCAGACACTTTGCAGCGGAACGCAAGCTTGTAGACAATCTGGACGTGACCAGGGTCGGACGAACCTATGTTCTGGACGTGAAATACACGTCCCCATCGCCGGAGCTGTCCGCCAAAATTGCCAATGCTTTCGGGGACATCTATCTTGTCGACAAGCTGAACTCGAAATACGAAGCAACGCGGCGCGCGAGCGACTGGCTGCAGAACCGTATTGCGGAATTGCGCCAGAGAGCTCTCGATTCTGACCTTGCGGTTCAAAAATTCCGCACGACCAATAATCTCGTATCTGCGGGCTCCGTTCTCGTGTCGGATCAGCAGCTGTCCGAATTGAACAGTGCTCTCATCGTTGCGCAGTCGGATACGTCCAAGGCGGAAGCACGCCTTCAGCGCATCCAGCAGATAATCGCATCCGGCCAAACGGATGCCATCGTCACCGATGTTTTGGGAAGCACGATTTCCAACGAGCTGCGGCAAAAATATCTGGACGCGTCCAAGCGGGAAGCCCAGATTTCCGCCAGGCTTGGTGCCAACCATGTGCAGGCAATTCGCATGCGCAGTGAAATGGCCGAGTATCAGCGGCTTATGTTCGAAGAACTCAACCGCATCGCCGAAAGTTACAAAAGCGATCTTGATGTTGCGAAGGCCCGTGAGAAGAGCCTGAATGACAGCGTCTCACAGGCAACCGGTATCAGCGCATCTGCAAACGAAACACAAGTGCAGCTGCGAGAGCTTGAGCGCGAAGCCGAGACCTACAAAAACCTCTACCAGACTTTCCTTCAACGTTATCAGGAGGCTGTACAACAGCAGTCCTTCCCGGTCACCGAAGCGCGTGTCATTACCCGTGCATCCCCACCCAAATCGCCGAGCCACCCGAAAAAGCCGCTTATCCTAGCACTCTTTATCGTAATGGGCGGCGCTGTAGGCTGTGGTTTCGCGGCATTCAGGGAAATCCGTGATCGCTTTTTCAGAACCGGTGATCAGGTTCGCGACACGTTGAAGCTCGAATTCCTTGGCATGACCCCACTCATCGCAGGCCGTCGATTGTCTGCTCCGCCCGGTTCCAAATTACCGGTTGGAGAGCTGTTCAAAACGAACTCGGTGTCGAATTACGTCGTTGAAAACCCTCTGTCCTCTTTTGCAGAAACGTTGCGAAGTGCAAAACTATCTGCAGACCTTGGAATGGTAGGGAAGGAATGTAAGATCATCGGGGTTGTTTCGTCTCTGCCTGGCGAAGGCAAGTCGATGACCTCCATCAACTTCGCTCAACTGCTCGCCGATCAGGGCAACCGCACGGTATTGATCGATTGCGACTTAAGGAACCCGGGCGCAACGAGAGCAATCGGCTCTCATGCAGAGGCAGGACTGCTTGAAGCGGTGCTTGAAAATCGTGATCCCCGTAGCCTGTTACTTCGGGATCCGAAGACTGGCCTCGCGTTTCTGCCAACCGTGATCAAGCATCGTGTGCCGCATTCTTCTGAATTGCTTGCATCCCCAGCCATGCGGGGCATCCTGACGACACTCAGCGCGAATGCAGATTACATCGTGCTGGATTTGCCTCCACTCGGCCCGGTTGTTGACGCCCGTGCAATAGCTTCTCGCGTAGACGGCTTCCTGATGGTTGTCGAATGGGGCAGGACGGCAAGACATGTCGTGCGCCAGCTACTCAGGGCCGAAGTGGAAGTCCGAAACAAATGCCTTGGTGTTATTCTCAACAAGGTCGATCAGCGAAAGCTCAAGCTTTACAGATCCTTCGGCTCAAGCGAGTACTACCACTCCCAATATACGAAATATTATCAGGACGCCGCTTGA
- a CDS encoding polysaccharide biosynthesis/export family protein, whose translation MGTKLKRSKTHIFLLIAATSLSSCTSLPSAGPAARSVEAGAAVKVTSADKPAAVGIDYALVDINKSVLSFVSDTAPTSLSKGFGGGRGGAPALPLGVGDVVQVSVFESQSGGLFIPSDAGSRPGNFVSLPQQTIDRNGTVSVPYAGRVRAVGRAVEAVQKEIEDRLVNRAIEPQVLITKISSRSAQAAVLGDVRSPAKIELTEAGERVLDVISEAGGLSAPGIETRITLQRGGRSATVQYDYLVATPAENIYVAPGDTILVDRERRTYSAFGASGLNGRFDFEESKLSFGEALAKAGGVLDARADPAQVFLYRVVPKDSLAKIGVNVSRFTSETVPVVFRANMRDPSALFAIQKFPMQDKDIIYITNADSVELLKFLNIVNSVSSTAAGVPSDAVSVRDSVRTLTR comes from the coding sequence ATGGGGACGAAATTGAAGCGGAGTAAGACTCACATTTTTCTGCTTATTGCAGCCACTTCGCTTTCCAGCTGCACTTCGCTCCCTAGCGCAGGACCCGCCGCACGTAGTGTGGAGGCAGGGGCAGCCGTAAAAGTTACTTCAGCAGACAAGCCTGCCGCGGTCGGAATCGATTATGCGCTGGTGGATATCAATAAAAGCGTGCTGAGCTTCGTTTCAGATACGGCGCCTACTTCACTGTCTAAAGGCTTCGGCGGCGGGCGGGGCGGTGCACCCGCATTACCGCTCGGCGTGGGTGACGTCGTTCAGGTTTCGGTGTTCGAATCGCAATCCGGCGGTCTGTTCATTCCTTCCGATGCGGGCAGCCGACCCGGGAACTTCGTGTCTCTGCCGCAGCAGACCATCGACCGAAACGGAACAGTGAGCGTGCCATATGCCGGGCGCGTGCGCGCTGTCGGCAGGGCGGTGGAAGCGGTTCAGAAGGAAATCGAAGACCGCCTCGTAAACCGCGCCATCGAGCCTCAGGTGCTTATCACCAAAATCAGTAGCCGCTCTGCGCAGGCCGCCGTTTTGGGAGACGTGCGTTCACCGGCAAAGATCGAGTTGACGGAAGCTGGCGAACGGGTTCTCGACGTAATTTCCGAAGCAGGCGGGTTGAGCGCGCCGGGCATCGAAACACGGATCACGCTTCAGCGTGGTGGACGCTCCGCAACCGTACAATATGATTATCTGGTCGCAACGCCTGCCGAGAATATCTATGTCGCACCGGGCGATACGATCCTCGTCGATCGAGAGCGCCGCACATATTCTGCTTTTGGCGCGTCTGGGCTGAATGGCAGATTTGACTTTGAAGAATCCAAGTTGAGTTTCGGAGAAGCTCTTGCGAAAGCTGGCGGCGTCCTCGATGCCCGAGCGGATCCGGCACAGGTTTTCCTCTACCGCGTCGTCCCGAAGGACTCGCTTGCAAAGATCGGCGTAAACGTATCGCGCTTCACGTCTGAGACAGTGCCGGTCGTATTCCGTGCGAATATGCGGGATCCGTCCGCCCTGTTTGCAATTCAGAAATTCCCGATGCAGGACAAGGACATCATCTACATTACGAATGCAGACTCTGTTGAACTTCTGAAGTTCCTCAACATTGTCAACTCCGTCTCGTCTACTGCCGCAGGCGTTCCGTCCGATGCAGTTTCTGTTAGAGATTCCGTACGAACACTTACGAGATAA
- a CDS encoding O-antigen ligase family protein: MPSLFIASIIYCVTILIALLNYGSVELLTVSLLALPIFLLLLILLITQGLPEHTASTLWMSSILLVMLVAWVAIQSTPGLDLGTAQPAWREVQQLLPDTQSAISLSPADDLPAALRIVVPFGVFMVGLLLFANDDRATRAVKVFSVSAGLISIFSIAHFYAAPDRLLFGEKIAYLTSLTGLFVNRNTAATFFGLALLLNATVVETSIRKIDIWRVLGAIGAGSMLSSGTQKKVWHASWHCALLFSSLTALMLTKSRGGIGATFVAVCFLLVLKMVRKSRISRKQQADVSALGRRTKMLAASCGFLVVLVIFFMLGQRVLLRSQMQDTFEDGRFCVMPGILSAVRDHFPFGAGLSSFSSVFPAYRDPSCGIIGAWDRAHNVYLEGLFTLGIVFVVPVLVFAIWLTIVFLIGIRRRRSARFAGELGLSALLLVAVHSAIDFSLQISGLAIFFAAMLAPLVTLSLRPPGNGNAQRKTTYRVRSSLTKIETASPIDSRLAFKADLFASSKIKAS; the protein is encoded by the coding sequence ATGCCGTCACTCTTTATTGCTTCTATAATTTATTGTGTTACAATTTTAATTGCGCTGCTGAATTACGGCTCAGTCGAGCTTCTAACCGTCTCTCTTCTTGCTTTGCCGATTTTTCTACTTCTGCTGATACTCCTCATCACACAAGGTCTGCCAGAGCATACCGCCTCGACACTGTGGATGAGCTCGATCTTATTGGTGATGCTTGTCGCATGGGTCGCCATTCAATCGACGCCTGGCCTGGACCTGGGTACGGCGCAACCCGCCTGGAGAGAGGTTCAACAGCTTCTTCCTGACACGCAATCGGCCATTTCTCTATCTCCAGCAGACGACCTACCTGCGGCACTTCGTATTGTCGTTCCGTTTGGCGTATTCATGGTTGGTCTTTTGTTGTTTGCGAATGATGACCGGGCGACCAGAGCCGTGAAGGTGTTTTCAGTCTCTGCTGGCCTGATCTCGATCTTCTCGATTGCACATTTCTACGCCGCACCCGATCGGCTGCTTTTTGGCGAGAAGATAGCATATTTGACCAGCCTGACCGGTCTCTTCGTAAACAGAAACACCGCGGCCACTTTTTTTGGACTTGCCTTGCTTCTCAACGCTACAGTTGTTGAGACCTCGATCCGAAAGATCGATATCTGGCGTGTGCTAGGCGCCATCGGCGCTGGCAGTATGCTCTCGTCCGGCACTCAGAAGAAAGTCTGGCACGCCTCATGGCATTGCGCTCTTCTTTTTTCATCATTGACCGCACTGATGCTGACGAAATCGCGGGGAGGAATCGGCGCCACATTCGTCGCGGTCTGTTTCCTGCTTGTCCTGAAAATGGTTCGTAAGTCGCGCATATCCCGAAAACAGCAGGCCGATGTATCGGCGCTTGGGCGCAGAACGAAAATGCTTGCGGCAAGCTGCGGCTTTCTGGTGGTCCTCGTTATCTTCTTCATGCTTGGGCAGCGCGTGCTTTTGCGCTCCCAGATGCAAGACACTTTTGAAGATGGTCGCTTTTGCGTGATGCCGGGTATTTTATCGGCGGTTCGCGATCATTTTCCGTTCGGGGCAGGCCTATCCAGCTTCTCCAGCGTTTTCCCAGCATATCGCGACCCTAGCTGCGGCATCATCGGCGCTTGGGACAGGGCTCATAATGTCTACCTTGAGGGACTATTTACACTCGGAATTGTCTTCGTCGTGCCAGTTCTCGTTTTTGCTATCTGGCTGACCATCGTTTTCCTGATCGGGATCAGACGCCGTCGCAGCGCACGATTTGCGGGAGAGTTGGGTCTCTCGGCTCTTCTCCTGGTCGCGGTTCACTCGGCGATAGACTTCTCCCTGCAAATATCCGGCCTGGCTATTTTCTTCGCAGCGATGCTCGCGCCGCTCGTAACATTGTCGCTTCGCCCTCCGGGTAACGGTAATGCGCAGAGAAAAACTACATATCGCGTTCGCTCCAGCTTAACAAAAATAGAGACAGCAAGCCCGATTGATAGCCGCCTAGCATTTAAAGCTGATTTATTTGCATCTTCTAAGATTAAGGCTAGTTAA
- a CDS encoding KTSC domain-containing protein — protein MKSLSIKSRIIQNVYFSQDDGQLHICFKNGEERLFVGVPESEVEAMCAAKSPGQHYIDRIRKQYKRIAA, from the coding sequence ATGAAGAGCCTCTCGATTAAATCGCGTATCATTCAAAATGTTTACTTCAGTCAGGACGACGGACAACTGCATATTTGCTTCAAAAACGGCGAGGAGCGCCTGTTCGTCGGCGTACCTGAAAGTGAAGTAGAAGCGATGTGCGCTGCCAAATCTCCTGGCCAGCATTATATTGACCGCATTCGCAAGCAGTATAAACGCATCGCTGCATAG